In the Gemmatimonadota bacterium genome, one interval contains:
- a CDS encoding Uma2 family endonuclease → MGMPDVVRHWTREQVLALPDDGKRYELVDGELLVSPSPRPIHQLALTALFRRLDHYVTRHRLGTTLFAPADLDFGREYVVQPDLFVVSEVDTRKLRDWPDCGVPSFIAEILSPSTGRGDRKVKRPAYQRAGVGEYWIVDPDSRTVERWQPADARPEICLVRAAWQPTPDLEPFELDLGEYFAEVWGEGPQA, encoded by the coding sequence ATGGGCATGCCCGACGTGGTGCGACACTGGACCCGCGAACAGGTGCTGGCGCTTCCGGACGACGGGAAGCGCTACGAACTCGTCGACGGCGAACTGCTCGTGAGCCCGTCGCCCCGGCCGATCCATCAGCTCGCCCTGACGGCGCTCTTTCGCCGACTCGATCACTACGTCACCCGCCATCGGCTCGGCACGACGTTGTTCGCTCCAGCTGACCTCGACTTCGGCCGGGAGTACGTCGTCCAGCCGGACCTCTTTGTCGTCTCTGAGGTCGATACCCGCAAGCTACGCGACTGGCCCGACTGCGGAGTTCCATCCTTCATCGCGGAGATCCTGTCGCCCTCAACCGGCCGGGGCGACCGGAAGGTGAAGCGGCCGGCGTATCAGCGGGCGGGCGTGGGCGAGTACTGGATCGTCGATCCGGACTCGCGGACCGTCGAACGCTGGCAGCCGGCCGACGCCCGCCCGGAGATCTGCCTCGTCAGGGCGGCGTGGCAACCGACGCCGGACCTCGAGCCGTTCGAACTCGACCTGGGTGAATATTTCGCCGAGGTGTGGGGCGAGGGGCCGCAGGCCTGA
- a CDS encoding class A beta-lactamase-related serine hydrolase, producing the protein MALVSAPLTGGPLAGRPLAAQAPAASSGVAADPDVLGAERLFSAWLEGQIAYRGLPGIAVGVVSDQQLVWSKGFGLADLTARRPMSPSTLFRMASHSKLFTATAIMQLREQGKLRLDEPVAKYLPWFTLRPAGSDDGEVTIEELLTHASGLPREAGDHWSSNQFPTGEEIKRLMADRQAALPPATRWKYSNLAYTIAGMVVEAVSGERWSDYVQRHIFDPLGMAGSSVDQNVPGLTVGYGRRMPDGTRAVIPFIDARGMAAATGVSSNVDDMAKFVSAQFRAGKTGGSQILSTASLRLMHRVRSVEEDWTYGTGVGFWISRIKDRTYVGHGGGYLGNTTQTLIQLDDRVGVIVLTNTNDSDPSAIARQLMATVGAAVAKAAAPKPVVVAWDPAWTRFAGLYRGAWGDQQVVVTKEKLVLIDPTEPNVDDQGTLEPLGGGRFRYLAKSGGGEVGEVVRFAEENGKVTRLIVGDGYYARVEPPAN; encoded by the coding sequence ATGGCTCTCGTTTCGGCACCCCTCACCGGTGGCCCCTTGGCCGGCCGGCCGCTCGCCGCGCAGGCGCCGGCGGCCTCATCGGGCGTCGCTGCCGACCCCGACGTTCTGGGGGCCGAGCGGCTGTTTTCGGCGTGGTTGGAAGGGCAGATCGCCTATCGGGGATTGCCGGGGATCGCCGTCGGCGTGGTGAGCGATCAACAGCTCGTTTGGTCGAAGGGGTTCGGCCTCGCCGACCTGACGGCGAGGCGGCCGATGTCGCCGAGCACGCTCTTCCGGATGGCGTCGCACAGCAAGCTGTTCACGGCGACGGCGATCATGCAGCTCCGCGAGCAAGGGAAGCTCCGCCTCGACGAACCGGTCGCGAAGTACCTCCCGTGGTTCACCCTCCGGCCGGCGGGCAGCGACGACGGCGAGGTCACGATCGAGGAGCTGCTCACCCACGCCTCCGGGCTCCCCCGGGAAGCGGGGGATCACTGGTCGTCGAACCAGTTCCCCACCGGCGAGGAGATCAAGCGGCTGATGGCCGACCGGCAGGCCGCCCTGCCGCCGGCGACCCGTTGGAAGTACTCGAACCTGGCCTATACGATCGCCGGGATGGTGGTCGAGGCGGTGAGCGGCGAGCGGTGGAGCGACTACGTGCAACGCCACATCTTCGACCCGTTAGGCATGGCGGGGTCGAGCGTGGACCAGAACGTCCCCGGGCTGACGGTCGGCTACGGGCGCCGGATGCCCGACGGGACGCGGGCGGTCATTCCGTTCATCGATGCCCGCGGCATGGCCGCGGCGACCGGAGTCTCCTCGAACGTGGACGACATGGCAAAGTTCGTCTCGGCGCAGTTCCGCGCCGGCAAGACGGGAGGATCGCAGATCCTCAGCACCGCGTCGCTCCGGCTGATGCACCGGGTCCGCTCGGTCGAGGAGGACTGGACCTACGGAACGGGAGTCGGCTTCTGGATCAGCCGGATCAAGGACCGCACCTACGTCGGACACGGCGGCGGCTACCTCGGCAACACGACCCAAACCCTGATCCAGCTCGACGACAGGGTCGGGGTCATCGTCCTGACGAACACCAACGATTCGGATCCCAGCGCGATCGCCCGGCAGTTGATGGCCACGGTGGGAGCCGCGGTGGCGAAGGCGGCGGCCCCGAAGCCGGTGGTGGTGGCGTGGGACCCGGCGTGGACGCGATTTGCCGGGCTCTATCGCGGCGCCTGGGGCGACCAGCAGGTGGTCGTCACCAAGGAGAAGCTCGTGCTCATCGACCCGACCGAACCTAACGTCGACGACCAAGGCACACTCGAGCCGCTCGGCGGCGGGCGGTTCCGTTACCTGGCGAAGTCGGGCGGCGGAGAGGTGGGAGAGGTGGTGCGGTTTGCCGAGGAGAACGGGAAGGTGACGCGGCTGATCGTGGGGGACGGCTACTACGCGCGCGTCGAACCGCCGGCAAACTGA
- a CDS encoding Uma2 family endonuclease: MPSFIAEILSPSTGRGDRKVKRPAYQRAGVGEYWIVERWQPADARPEICLVRAVWQPRPDLEPFELDLAEYFAEIWGDGPN; encoded by the coding sequence GTGCCCTCCTTCATCGCGGAGATCCTGTCGCCCTCCACGGGTCGGGGCGACAGGAAAGTGAAGCGGCCGGCGTACCAGCGGGCGGGCGTGGGCGAGTACTGGATCGTCGAACGCTGGCAGCCCGCCGACGCCCGCCCGGAGATCTGTCTCGTTCGAGCGGTGTGGCAGCCGAGGCCGGACCTCGAGCCGTTCGAACTCGACCTGGCTGAATACTTCGCCGAGATCTGGGGCGACGGGCCTAACTAG
- a CDS encoding DUF4976 domain-containing protein: MLVEFYTNEQPFPHLLDLGYRAVRTARYKYVHWIKFPEQDELYGLKRDSLERRNVAADPAMAGVRSRMRAELARLVVEALGLKTR; this comes from the coding sequence GTGCTGGTCGAGTTCTACACCAACGAGCAGCCGTTTCCGCACCTCCTCGACTTGGGCTACCGGGCGGTCCGGACCGCCCGGTACAAATACGTCCACTGGATCAAGTTTCCGGAGCAGGATGAGTTGTACGGCCTGAAGCGCGATTCGCTCGAGCGCCGGAACGTGGCGGCGGACCCGGCGATGGCGGGGGTGCGGTCGCGGATGCGGGCGGAACTGGCGCGATTGGTGGTGGAAGCCCTTGGGCTCAAGACCCGCTAG